One Anastrepha obliqua isolate idAnaObli1 chromosome 6, idAnaObli1_1.0, whole genome shotgun sequence DNA window includes the following coding sequences:
- the LOC129250588 gene encoding uncharacterized protein LOC129250588 has product MDECRGASTPFASGTVLDKCSDPDVFGYETKNYLSLVGGLTYLATISRPDIAYTVSKLAQFHGHPYREHMLAAKTVLRYLKSRPQGTLTFLPNSHSLICFTDADWASDSTDRKSYSGFALFLGENLIAWESKKQKVVSLSTMQAEYIAMCSGAKEVTFHRSLLQEMGFNEYTKKPTTIMCDNQSAQFLVKNRIVHQRSKHIDIRYHYLRDKYHGNELNIEYVPSEDNVADILTKNFPKDGHEYLTGAIKLKF; this is encoded by the coding sequence atGGATGAATGCAGAGGAGCGTCAACGCCATTCGCTAGCGGCACCGTTCTGGATAAATGCTCAGATCCAGACGTTTTTGGCTATGAAACTAAAAACTATCTATCGCTTGTTGGTGGTTTGACATACTTGGCTACCATTTCGAGACCAGACATCGCTTACACGGTATCCAAACTAGCTCAATTCCATGGACATCCATATAGAGAGCATATGTTGGCCGCAAAAACAGTGCTTAGATACCTGAAATCTAGGCCTCAGGGTACGTTAACTTTTCTACCTAACAGCCACAGTCTTATTTGCTTTACAGATGCTGATTGGGCTTCTGATAGTACGGATAGAAAATCGTACAGTGGATTCGCTTTGTTCCTAGGCGAAAACCTGATTGCGTGGGaatccaaaaaacaaaaggtgGTTTCACTTAGTACTATGCAGGCGGAGTACATCGCAATGTGTTCCGGGgcaaaagaagttacatttcatAGAAGTCTGCTGCAGGAGATGGGTTTCAATGAATACACTAAGAAGCCAACAACAATCATGTGCGACAACCAGAGTGCGCAATTCTTAGTAAAAAATCGAATTGTGCATCAGCGAAGCAAGCACATCGACATTCGCTACCATTACCTTCGAGACAAATATCAtggaaatgaattaaatattgaatatgtCCCGTCAGAAGATAATGTAGCGGATATACTTACGAAGAATTTTCCCAAAGACGGGCACGAATACTTAACTGGCGCTATCaagctgaaattttaa